The following are from one region of the Microscilla marina ATCC 23134 genome:
- a CDS encoding anti-sigma factor produces the protein MINQTNRELLIQQYIEGSLSEQDTKKFEALLKRDTTLRNDVALQQEINTHIEAAFVMQDLDDLLDEVVKDNKDFIKKTAKDTFKQSKRTKGFKNLIILFIAAGALLSGGVWLSARHQHTAAKASELATLPQHSIAEETLLLRAKLPEGRSTSQPGKESQEKPVVEKQASSKTPPGKTLKAPPALSPLRSQLDSLPEIVTEQGMGFGKAAGVRTTYRPVYFYNRLPDANKDHAEVYYQFRDTLRVYGQVTQRSRLFLLFRPQQGEYYMVTPKDTIPLAYKERKIQPLKK, from the coding sequence ATGATTAATCAAACGAACCGCGAACTATTGATCCAGCAATATATAGAAGGTAGCTTGTCGGAACAAGATACCAAAAAGTTTGAGGCATTGCTCAAGCGCGACACCACCCTGCGCAATGATGTAGCCTTGCAACAAGAAATAAATACCCACATTGAGGCGGCTTTTGTCATGCAAGACCTGGACGATTTGCTCGATGAGGTGGTTAAAGACAATAAGGATTTTATCAAAAAAACAGCGAAAGACACTTTTAAACAAAGCAAGCGGACAAAAGGCTTCAAAAACCTGATTATTCTATTCATAGCGGCAGGGGCTTTGCTCAGCGGCGGGGTTTGGCTATCGGCAAGGCACCAACATACAGCCGCCAAAGCCAGTGAATTGGCTACCTTGCCCCAACACTCTATTGCTGAAGAAACCTTGCTGCTGCGGGCAAAACTCCCCGAAGGGCGGTCTACTTCCCAACCAGGTAAAGAGAGCCAGGAAAAACCAGTGGTAGAAAAACAAGCCAGTAGTAAAACTCCACCAGGCAAAACCCTGAAGGCTCCTCCAGCTTTGTCGCCTTTGCGCAGCCAACTCGACTCGTTGCCCGAAATTGTCACCGAGCAAGGCATGGGGTTTGGCAAAGCCGCCGGGGTGCGTACCACCTACCGCCCAGTGTATTTTTATAATCGTTTGCCCGATGCCAATAAAGACCACGCCGAAGTATACTATCAGTTTAGAGATACCCTCAGGGTGTATGGGCAGGTGACCCAACGTAGTCGTTTGTTTTTGTTGTTCAGGCCCCAACAGGGCGAATACTATATGGTGACCCCAAAAGACACCATTCCGCTGGCGTATAAAGAGCGAAAAATACAGCCGCTCAAGAAGTAA